A window of the Labrus mixtus chromosome 8, fLabMix1.1, whole genome shotgun sequence genome harbors these coding sequences:
- the gjc2 gene encoding gap junction protein gamma 2 — protein MSWSFLTRLLEEIHHHSTFVGKVWLTVLIIFRIVLTAVGGESIYSDEQTKFICNTKQPGCDNVCYDAFAPLSHVRFWVFQIIMISTPSIMYLGYAIHKIARTSEEDRRKHNRLRRKPPPHSRWRESHHLEDVLEEDEDDDAEPMIYEDTLEVQEAKPEPVSSTSRDPPKHDGRRRIMQEGLMRMYVLQLMSRAIFEIAFLAGQYLLYGFRVSPSYVCNRIPCPHRVDCFISRPTEKTIFLLIMYVVSCLCLVLNVCEMLHLGIGTFRDTLRMKRIRGRRTSYGCPFTRNIQGSPPGYNLVMKTDKPSRIPNSLITHEQNVANVAQEQQCISPDENIPSDLASLHRHLRVAQEQLDMAFQTYQTKNNQQTSRASSPTSGGTMAEQNRVNTVQEKQGARPKSATEKAATIVKNGKTSVWI, from the coding sequence ATGAGCTGGAGCTTTCTCACTCGTCTCCTGGAAGAAATCCACCATCACTCCACCTTTGTGGGGAAGGTGTGGCTGACCGTGCTCATCATCTTCCGCATCGTGCTCACAGCAGTCGGAGGAGAGTCGATCTACTCGGACGAGCAGACCAAATTTATCTGCAACACCAAGCAGCCGGGCTGTGACAATGTCTGCTACGATGCCTTTGCCCCTCTCTCACACGTCCGCTTTTGGGTCTTCCAGATCATCATGATCTCCACTCCCTCCATCATGTACCTGGGTTACGCAATCCACAAGATCGCCCGAACATCAGAGGAGGACCGCAGGAAGCACAACAGGCTCCGAAGAAagcctcctcctcactccaGGTGGAGAGAAAGCCACCATCTGGAGGACGTCttagaggaggatgaggacgaCGATGCTGAGCCTATGATCTACGAGGATACACTTGAGGTGCAAGAGGCCAAGCCTGAACCCGTGAGCAGCACAAGCAGAGACCCACCAAAGCACGATGGACGCCGAAGAATTATGCAAGAAGGACTGATGAGAATGTATGTTCTTCAGCTCATGTCACGAGCTATTTTTGAAATTGCTTTCCTGGCAGGACAGTATCTCCTCTACGGCTTTCGAGTTAGCCCTTCATATGTATGCAACAGGATCCCCTGTCCTCACAGAGTGGACTGTTTTATCTCCAGgccaacagagaaaacaatcttCCTCCTTATCATGTATGTGGTAAGCTGTCTTTGTCTAGttctaaatgtgtgtgagatgcTTCACCTGGGAATAGGCACCTTTCGGGACACCCTTCGTATGAAGAGGATTCGGGGCCGACGGACGTCCTACGGCTGCCCGTTCACTCGCAACATCCAAGGCTCCCCTCCAGGGTACAACCTTGTGATGAAGACCGACAAACCTAGCAGGATCCCTAACAGCCTCATCACACACGAGCAGAATGTGGCCAATGTGGCCCAGGAGCAGCAGTGCATCAGTCCAGATGAGAACATCCCTTCTGATTTGGCCAGCCTTCACCGGCACCTCCGGGTGGCCCAGGAACAGCTTGATATGGCCTTTCAAACTtatcaaaccaaaaacaaccaacaaacctCCAGAGCAAGTAGTCCTACTTCTGGGGGCACAATGGCAGAGCAAAATCGAGTCAATACAGTTCAGGAGAAGCAGGGAGCAAGGCCGAAGTCGGCCACAGAGAAGGCTGCAACTATTGTGAAAAATGGAAAGACCTCTGTCTGGATATAG